From the genome of Gymnogyps californianus isolate 813 chromosome 29, ASM1813914v2, whole genome shotgun sequence:
ACTCGATTTGGGCACCTGCGGctgagggcagggaagggcagagctggTGCAGGCAGCCAGGGAGGGTGGAGCAGCCGCCTGCCAGCCCACGCTGGCTGCCGGACACGGCACGAACCGAACAGCGGCTCCACAAGTTAAActcgctctttttttttttcctcccccccccgcagcaCAGCACAATTTCAAGTGTtggggtttggctttttttgggggggggacaGGGCTCGTACCTGCACATCCAAAGGGTTCACCAAACCACGGTGAACACGGCTAAAAGAGGCAGATTTTGACAAACTGGAATCAAATCTCGCATCGCCCACCGGCTGAAGCACAAAACCCCGGTCTGGGggagagctggagcagcaaaaAGCGGGTTCCAGCCGCACCCCCATCCCTCGGGCACCCAAACCGCGCGCAGCCCCCGCACCTCTGCACTCACGCCagggaggcttttttttttcctccactttcgtttttttttctttctcttaaaaaccTTTCTGGGCCCCTGCGAGCCCCGTTCCACCCTCAGCGGCCACCTGAATAGCAGCTTTGTCACCCTCGCAGGGCGGCCGCTCCTctggcagcagggccagggctcCTCAGGCGGCTGAAGCCCACGCTCCAGGCTGGTTTTGAAGAAGTGGAGAGCTTTCagcgctggggggggggaaaaaataccaaaatatcaAAATCCTCAAATCTGCCCACTTTTAGCACTGCCTAAATGAAAGCTAAAGCTGTCCGAGCACCCCAAACCCCCGCGGGGGCCAGGGCCGCTGTGCCAGCCACAGAAGATGCCCaagccctttattttttttaccgAAGTTTATtagttttttaacttttaatatatttaaccttttattttttttaaaaaacaaaaaacaacaaaagacattttggtCTGACGTTGGTTAATGGTccttttcccccacccctccgcGCTGGGAGGGCTCGCCGCATCCCGGGTGGATGCAGGAGACAGAGCCAAGCCCGGCTCCTTCTGTCTTccaaataaatagaaatgaaaaaaaaaaaaaaaaaaaatcagttgcaaATTTGTCCTGTTACAGCTGGGGAAGGGACCGGGAGAGGCCACGGAGAGGGAGAGACTCAAAACCCATTTACGGAAGAGCAATGAGGGGATTAAACTCCTCTGTGAGACACTGGTAGTGACTAAACCCTGCAGCTTCCTTCCCCCGAGTGCTTCCACAGCGTCATCTCATCGTTCAGCCACTAAAATACCCAGGACTTGACccgctcctccctcccagccctccgAGGGCCGCGGAGCAGGGACTGCGCCGGCTTTTCCACCGCCATCCCTCCCTCGGTGCCGGCAGCGAAGCTGGGCCCGGGTCGgggctttttccccccagtgTTTGAAGAGGCAGCTGCAGGACGCGCTTCCCTCCGGCGAGGGGATGGTCGGGAAAAGGGGGGGAATAATGCAGGGCTGGAGCCCGGTGAGGGGCTGGAGCCGAGCTCTCCGGCCACAGCGGATCTgagggggctgcggggaagggaaggaggcgTCCCGGAGGGATGCCGGCGGGAGCCGTCCTCGCTCTGCCTGTCCCGGGGCACCACGGTGGATTAAGGCAGCAGGTGAAAGGCAGAAAGGGCACCGATGGTGAGCGTGAGGTGGAAAAGCAGCGACCGTTGCCCCCCCCGGAGCCGCGGGCCCTCTCCGGAGGAGGCAACGGAGGGAGCTTGGGGGCTGAGACGGGCTCTCCGGGGTCCCGGTTTGCTCTGCTGGaccggggaggggagaggatggAGGGGACGGGGACCTTGGCGCAACGCGAGGGTGGCATCGGTGGGATTTGTCATCTCACGGGTTTGGCCTCCGGCGgggcccccgcccgcccccgccagCGCAGAGACGGGGCGAGGGCGCTCAGTCGGTTTTGCGGTGGTTGTTGTTGAGGACGGGGTGGCCGTTGGAGAGGGGCCCGTTCTtcgccgcctcctcctcctcctccgagTTATCCGTCTCTTCACGGTCGCTCCTCTCGTCCTCCACCACctgtggggggagagggaaaggggggggggggggggctcggtCAGCGGCGCCCTGTTTTCCTGCCGTGCTTCAGTTTCCCCCATCGCAACCACGGCCGGTTCCCCCCCACCAAGGACTCTCCAGGACTCGGGAAGGCAAGCGCAGTCTGGCTTCGTGGTTTGGGGGTCTCCCCTGCAAACCCCCCACCTCCACCTTGCTGCCGGGGCAGACCCGCGCCCTCCATGCGCCCCGAGCCGCATCGGCCGGGTCTGGACACAGCCCCTTTGCCCCGCAGCAGCGTCTCCCTGCGGGACTGGGAGCCCCGAGCCGTCCCCGGGCCCCCTCTTGCCTTTCCAGTTATGAACTTCTGGGCCATGCGGATGATGAGGTAGGCCCAGAAGATGTGCAGCGACTGCAGCACCACCATCATGAAGTTGAAGAAGTAGTAGCCGAAGAAGGCAGGGTAGAGATCCAGCGGATAAACCACCGTGCAGTGCATGATCCTGCCGGGAGAAGCAGCTCTGTTAGGGGCAGGGACCAGCATCCCACCCCCAGTGGGTCTCCTcaccccgtgcctcagtttccccacccgTTCACCAGCAACCGGCGCTCACCAAAAGGGCAGGATGACCAGGCGGGTGATGATGAAGACGGCGGCGAAGACGATGAAGATGTTGTTGCAGGTGTTTCTCCAGCCAGCGTAGTTAAACATCTTGGCGGACTgcgggggcagaggggaggggggggtcagTCGGGGAGGGGACGCAGGACGTGGCCGCGGCGGCGTGGAGGGGGACATACCTCCAGCAGGTAGTCCGACGAGTCGTGCAGGGCCATGATGAGCGTCCCCGCACGGATGTAGTTGGCGAACCAGGAGAAGCTGATGAGGATGATGGTGGCGACGTGGTGGATGATTTGCTCTTTGAAGTCCTGCGCCCAGGAAAGGGGGAGCCGGGGGTTACAGCAGCCTGGCTCCAACCCCCAGCGCCCCGCCATCCCTCTCGTCTCCGAGATCCCCTCCGTGGCCCCAGATCCTCCCAGCCCGCTGGTCCCTAACGCCCACCACGAGGGCGAAGAAAACCCTGCCAAGATGTCCCCGTGTCTGCCACCCCTGTCCCCAGAGAGCCCCACCGTCGCGGCCCACCTTGCGCTTGACGTCAGAGGCGATGCTGAAGAGCAGGGACCAGTAGAAGGAGAGCTCGATCATGTAGTACCAGTACTGGGAGGGCAGCATGCTCTGAAAGCCGAGAGACAGGTTGGGGGGGGATCCTCCACGTGCCCCAGGGGGGTCTGATCCCCTTCTGCGGGCACCAGCCGGCCCCACGCGCATCCAGGGGACCCTTCTGCACCCTATGGCGTGCAAACCCCTTCTCCGTGCATCAGCCCAACCCACACGGGTGCCAGAGACACCGTGCAACCCCGGAGAGACCCTCCCGCACCCCCGGGGCCACCGGCTCCCGTCTCTGATCGCCCAGGCAGCTCCCGGGGGCAGGAAGGGCCACGGGATGGTGGCTGGGACGGGGTCGGGCGCTCACCTGGATGGGGTATCCCTTCCACACCTCCCGGAGGTCGTAGAACCAGGGTTTCTGCGCAAggcggggaggagagagagacagggaggCGTTagagagggctgggggggccgACGGGGCCGGGCACGCGCCGGGGTGGGGGCCAATACTTACATCCACTATGACAGCCATGCCAGCAATGAAAGCAATAAGGTAAAACGTGAATCGCCAACTGGAAAAAGGAAGCAGACGGTCCTCAGACGGGCACCGGGgcgagggagggagaaggacgGACCCACCGGCCCCATATTCCGCCCTCCCGGGGCAGCTCCCGGCCAAGCGGGTGCCCGCACAGCCCCATCCACCGCAGGGACGTGGCCCGCAGGGTGACGGCGACGCCGGGCATGGGGTCTCACCTGGCCTCCCTGAACTTCTTGAGCAGGCTGGGCCGGTCTTGGTTGCGGCGGCGGCGAAACCAGCGCTCCACCTGCCGCACCGTGCAGCCGCTCTTCTTCGAGAGCATCTCCACGTCGGcctgggggagggcagggacgtcaccgccgcgccgcggggccCCGGCTCTGCCGCTCGCCCCCGACCCCGGCCACATCGAGCCCCTTTTGGGGACCCCCCTTCCCCTCACCTGCTTGGGGTGTTTGGTGGTGGCAGCGTAGAACTTCTCCAGCACGGCATTGGGGGTGGCTTTtaacctgatcttctccttGACGTTCAGTAGCCCGGCCAGTGGGGTGGCCACGTACCTGGGGAAGGAATAGGGGGACATAAAATGTCCCCGTTTCGGTGTCACCTGCCTGATGCGGCCCCATCAGAGCCACCCAGGGACCTGCAGCCactccgtgcctcagtttccccatcccGCTGCTGCTTCTCCAAGGGGGGTTTTACCACAGGGGAATCCCCCAGGTCCCTCTGTCACCCCAGGGTTGGGGGACCAGCCCCCCGCGAAGCGGCAGGGCTGCATCCAGCCCGGCGAAGGGTGCCTCTCCCTTCTCCCGCCGTCCCAACAAAGCCCGCTCTGTTCCCGGCCTCGGCTCGCCATTGTTTTCCCAACAAACCGCTCCTTAAACACCAGGGCCTGCGGCCGACCGTGCCGCGATAAAGGCAGCGGAGGATGCACAAAGCCGGGTTTGTGCGGGGCCGCCGGGGGCAGGTCCCCAGCCCTAAGTGTGCTCTGGGGGGGGACCCGCACAGAACCCCCGGGGTGCCACCGCCACCCCCAGCCGGGCTGAGGCCAGGGTGACACGTCCCGGGGTTCCTCACACCACGTCCCCAAGCCCCACGCGCAGCCCCCAgggtgcagggagagctggATCAGggtgccccccccgccccagggaAGGGACTCACGTCTCAAAGAGGTGCCGGACGACGAGGAAGAGGAAGGCCAAGGGCAGGGTGATGTAGAGATCGGAGGCTTTGGCATAGACTCGCCCATCCCGGTCCTCCAGGTCGGCCCAGGTGAGGTTTGCCGGGAGCCAGAGCCGTTCCCACCAAAAATAGCTGTACAAGGTCTGAAacatgctggggggggggaaggaaaagagagggggAGGTGAGGGGGGCACCTCGCGCCCCTGGGGAGCGGGGGGCCCTGCACGGAGGCGGCCGGTCGGACCCCGGTCCCTGCCGGCAGCCGGTCACGTCTCCCTCCGGCCGGTGCCACTGGCGCGGTCTGCAATGCCCCGGCCAGAGCCGGAGCCCCAAGCCCCACCTCGGCTCCCGGCGAGCCCCCAGCCAAGCCAGGCGCCGGGGAGGGTCCGCGGGCCGGTGAAATCCCCCTCGCGCCGCACGGAGCGGCCGGGCGCTCGGCTCCGGCAGAGAGGGACTTTGCTCCCTGCGGCGGAGAGGTCAGCAGGTGATGATTAACCGAGGCCGGCTCTCGCTTCCAACCAGCGGGACGGATCCTTGGCACCGGCCGGAGGGAGGAATTCGGGTTCCCGGTCTCCGGCACTTCCCAGCCCTGGTTCCCCGATGGCATCGCACGGCGTGGCATCCGCCGTGGAACGGGCACAACCCCGGGATCGCAGCGGGAtgaagaggaggggggaagccCCCCGACACGGTTTCTCTCCCGAGCGCCGTGTCCGCATCCCGGGGTTGATCCCGGGCACGCAGCCCAACGCCGAGGGGGGAAACGGAGGCACGGAGCCCACCGCTGCCGGACCAAGGCAGCCGTGCGGCGCAGGATTAGGGATTTGCCGGTGGCACAATGAGCACCTTTGTGCCTTAAAAAGGCTCCCGACGGGCACCACGGCGGGCacggggagggagaggaagccCAGCGCCGTCACCGTCACCGTGCGGGGAAGCCACCCCCGCCGTGGGGTCACCGCATCTCggctcttccttcccctccacgCTGGCATCTCCCGGCATCGGACACGAGCCGGTTTtcccctgccccggggagcCGAGCCCGGGCTCCGTGGGGTTGGGATGGGGGTCgggcatgggggggggggtcccggtCCCCCGGGAGGCAAATCCCCAAGGCAGGGATTTAGGGAAGGGACGAGCCGCCCTCGCTCCGGgctggagggggaagaggaacTGCCGGCGTTGGTTTCGCAAGCCGAGGCGGGAGCACGCCCCGATTCCCGCTTAACCGGGACGGGATGGCAGTGCCGTAAATGGGAGGCAGGCAGGTAacgggcagggcaggcagggcaggcagccggCGTGCGGGAGGCCCCCGGTCAGGGCTGGCGGCGTCTTCTCCCCCCAGGGAAACGGGGACACCGGGGCCCAGCCGATgtcccagggatggggagaagcTGGGACCGGGTGCCGCCGAGCCGGGGGGGCCGGTACCGTCACCCGGGCCCCCCCCCGAGGTGATTTCAAGAGCGATCCTGCTGGAAAGTGAGAAAATCCTGAAATGTTTCGGTTACGGAGGAAAAACCAGGGCCGGGAGCATCGCTGGGCACCGAATCCCGGCCGGGACCCTGCACCGGGGGCTCCCGGGGTGTCGTGCTCCCCCAAGGCCCCGGTTGGGGGGGTACCGGCTCACCGCCGGCTGGAGAGACCCGGGGGCGGCAGGGGCCCGCACGCCAGCCCCGGCGGGGACGGAGGCCGGGCCCCGGGCCTCGCAGCGGGCCGGGAGAGCACCGCCTCtctccggccccggccccggcccgccccgcccggccggAGGaaccgggggaggggggggcccGCCGGGCCCTGGAGGGGGGGGATCGAGGCCCGGGGCCGCCCACGGGCGGCGGCCGAGAAGCACCGGGGGTAACCCCGCCAGGCTCCGGGGCGGAcagccccccccgccaccgcGCCGCAGGGCctcccgccgggccccgccccgcccgccccccccccgccatcaGGCCCGGGTCCGCCACAACGGGGAGGCCCGGGGGGCTTGcaagggggcgggggggggggggaaccggGAACCAGCCCGCGCCCCGCGGCCCAGCCCgagccgccgccccggcccggcccggccttcccggagcggggcggggcccGGCGCTGCCCGACGGAGACCGGAGGCCCcgtgcccccccgcccccccccggccccggccccactcacgcgctgccgccgccgccgccgccgcccggagccgccaccgccgccgcctcgcGCTGCCgctcgccccccccccggccccgcgcgcgcgcgcccgccccgcgccaGGCAGCGGGCGGGAGTGACGTCACCGCCAACGCCGAAGACCCggaggggagcggagcccgCCGaagggcggggcggggcggggcggggcggcagGCGTGAGCAATCCATCGCCGGGACGGGGATCGGCGGGGGCGGAGGGAGGGGCAGAGAGACGGACGGGCAGAGGGCGGGACGGGGGACAGACAGACGGGGGGACGGACCCCATGCACCCTCTGTGTGCCCCTATACACGCCCTATGCTCATCCCCATACACCCGCTATACACCCCCTATATGCCCCCCATATACCTCTGTGTATGCCCCTCGCTCATCCCTATACGCCCCCTATATGCCCCCTATACCGACCCATGCGCAAGCCCTATGCTCATCCCTATACACCCTCAATGCCCCCTATACGCACCCCTATGCATACCCTAAGCTCAACCCTATACACGCCCTACTCATCCCTCTGTACCCCCATATACACCTCGATGCATCCCCCGTGCACCCCCATAGCCCCCGTACAGCCCCTTTTGCATGCCCTATATGCCCCCTATACACACTCCTATGCATACCCCATGCTCACCCCtatacaccccccccccacacccccgcTCACCCCATACCCCCCCCCGCTGGCGGCGCTCCCGGTGCGCGGCGCCCcctgccggccccgccgcgccacTGCACCCCACCGGGGGGGCCCGAACCCGCGTGTCCGTGGGTGCGGAGGATCCCGTCACCCCAAGCCCCCCCAAACCGCCGTGTCCGTGGGGTGCAGAGGGTCCCGCCACCCCAAGCCCCCCCAAGCCCCCATGTCCGTGGGGTGCGGAGGGTCCCGTCACCCCAAGCCCCCCCAAGCCCCCCCAAACCCACGTGTCCGTGGGGTGTGGAGGCCCCCACTGGTGTCAGACGGCCGGACCTGTGTGCACAGAGACAAGTCCTTTATTTGCCGAGGGCTAAGGCCACGTTTCGGACACGGGGGTGCGTGTCCCTCCCGGGGGTGCGTGTGTCGTCCCCCAGACGCGTGTGTCCCCCCGCGTCTCGGAGCAGGGACAGAGGAGTgggaccccccccccgggtGGGACCCCCCCGTGTTAAGGCCACTGGAAAGATTTGGGTGGTCCTGGCAGTGGGTGAGGAAGGACACCCCCTCGTGTGCGTGTGTCCCCCCCACTCCtgtccccagggacccccacGGGATCTCCCCGGAGGACAGACCAGAGTGGGGAGGCGGGGGGCTCCGGGTGCAGGGACCCCGCCACATGCCCCGGCCTGGCCGGGAGCTGGGGGGGCCAcggcagggatggggcagggccCCCACGGGTGCCCCCCACGGGGGGCCAGGCACAGGGTGCTATAGGAGGGTGCAGTCGAAGTCTGGCTTCTGCCGCTGCCTCCGCTCtccggccggccggccgcccgGCTGCGCGCGGCCCTGCGGGCACAAGaagggggctggggagcaggaggaccCCCAGCAACCCCCCATCATCCCAGGGGgacaccgcccccccccccgggaccGGCCagtggggcagagcaggggggcGAGGGGATGAGAAGCACCCACACCCTGCGCTGCAGTCCCAAGAGGGTGCACCCGGTTACCTGCACTGGgacctgctgctgccgctgctgctgccgctgctgccgctgctgctgctgctgctgctgctgatactcctcctgctgcagctggcgAGCGAGCTCCAGGTCACTGAGCGCGGAGGggtcctgtccctgctgctgctgcagggacagggcGATCATGTAatcctggggaggggggggcagaaagagaggaggggGGCTCAGCACAGCGGGCCCAaaccctgcagcatcccccGGAGCTGGGACGGGACTCAGGCGTCCCCCCGCCGCCACCGGTTGTCCCCTACCTGGTCCACTTGTCTCTGCGGGAGCCGGTGGTCCGGGGGGGCCGCGGCAGCCCCCTCCTTGCCCGGAGCGTGGCTGAGATGAAAATCGGTGTCGCAGAAGCAGCTGTCTCCGTCCACGTTGTGGAGGCTCTCCCAGAccaccctctcctcctgcaggaAGCCCTGGTCCGTCACCAGCAGGTAGAGGTggccctggggagaggggagaagggacaGTTGGCCCTGGCCAGCGTTGGGGGGGGGTCCGCCGGCTGGAAGGAAGCCGGGGAAGGGGCCAGAGCCGCACCTTGTGCTTTATCATGGTGCTGAAGTGGTTGTTGCGGAAGAAGACGCTGAGCTCGCCCTCCCTGACGGCGGCCATGAGCTCGCAGAGCCCGTGGTAGGTCAACTGGGAGGCCGTGGACTCCAGGAACTGCTCCGCCACCAGCCCTGGGGCGAGAGCGGGGTGGGAGCGGGGCCAGGGCGCCAAgggcccccccccgccccggggaccccggggagggggcagcttGGGCGGCGGTGGGGCCGTTACCTTCGCTCACCAGGCTGGAGTCGCTGGCCTGCTTGCAGGTGATGATCTTCTCCACCAGTTGGTTGTAGCTGAGCTTGCCCACGGCTTGCACCACCTCCGGGCTctgcggggaggggaagggccaGGGGGGGTGAGCACCGGCTCTGCGGGGACCTGCCCTCCCGCCCGCGGGCAGCCCAGGGCAAGGGGAGGATGGTTCAGTTTGAACCTTCCCCAACCAGCTGGACCACCGCTCCGTCACGGGGACGTCCAAGAAGCTGAGCTGGTGGCTTCCACCATGGGGAAGGACCCATCAGGgaagggtttgggttggaagggaccttcaaagatcatctaggCCCCCCCtttgccatgggcagggacaccttccgctagatcaggttgctcaaagccccatccaacccaactttgaacacttccaatggTGGGGCGTCCACAACTTCTCcaggcaacctgtgccagcgtCTCACCAGCCCTCAGATCATTCCCTTGCGTCCCTGGACCCACGCAAGCCACCggccaggcagcaggacagccGTGGGGCCAGCTCACCTGGGGGTCCACCAGCCAGCCGTGGTAGAGCGGGACGTTGAGGAGGTCGAAGACGATGCACTCGGGC
Proteins encoded in this window:
- the CERS2 gene encoding ceramide synthase 2 is translated as MFQTLYSYFWWERLWLPANLTWADLEDRDGRVYAKASDLYITLPLAFLFLVVRHLFETYVATPLAGLLNVKEKIRLKATPNAVLEKFYAATTKHPKQADVEMLSKKSGCTVRQVERWFRRRRNQDRPSLLKKFREASWRFTFYLIAFIAGMAVIVDKPWFYDLREVWKGYPIQSMLPSQYWYYMIELSFYWSLLFSIASDVKRKDFKEQIIHHVATIILISFSWFANYIRAGTLIMALHDSSDYLLESAKMFNYAGWRNTCNNIFIVFAAVFIITRLVILPFWIMHCTVVYPLDLYPAFFGYYFFNFMMVVLQSLHIFWAYLIIRMAQKFITGKVVEDERSDREETDNSEEEEEAAKNGPLSNGHPVLNNNHRKTD
- the MINDY1 gene encoding ubiquitin carboxyl-terminal hydrolase MINDY-1 codes for the protein MERPPEQEGTILAPSSGEGTCQLPEKAVGGEEMPAGGRESPAPDGQAAMLHGGEVDMPSSPGVGQPGCAPHLPSDEHPREDAREKQPVEGEGSLPGAPVPSPGARAVGLPAEPPRTQTPSREAEADFYCVKWITWKGERTPVIMQSENGPCPLLAIMNILFLQWKVKLPPQKEVITAEELMAHLGDCILSTQPREPSEGLQLNFQQNINDTMMVLPKLSTGLDVNVRFTGVSDFEYTPECIVFDLLNVPLYHGWLVDPQSPEVVQAVGKLSYNQLVEKIITCKQASDSSLVSEGLVAEQFLESTASQLTYHGLCELMAAVREGELSVFFRNNHFSTMIKHKGHLYLLVTDQGFLQEERVVWESLHNVDGDSCFCDTDFHLSHAPGKEGAAAAPPDHRLPQRQVDQDYMIALSLQQQQGQDPSALSDLELARQLQQEEYQQQQQQQQRQQRQQQRQQQVPVQGRAQPGGRPAGERRQRQKPDFDCTLL